The Oncorhynchus gorbuscha isolate QuinsamMale2020 ecotype Even-year linkage group LG04, OgorEven_v1.0, whole genome shotgun sequence genome includes the window AGAGCTGAATAACACTATTGGTCATTGGTGGGCTTCACCATGTCTGTATAAAACATGACATCTTTAGCCATGTTCTCACCATGACGGTGGAGAGGCCAGACACTCCAACCAGACAGCCCATGCCAGTAGCGTAGTCAGCACTGAGCATGAAGGGAATCATACCACCGACAGACGCAGTCATCAGACCGGCGTTCATCATGTGACGCCCCGGCAACATCAGCGGGGCGGAGTTCAGAACACCTGAAAGGAGGGAATACAGAACAATGTTCACAAAACTGCACCCAGAACTCAAAACTCTGAACTCACAATTTATCATTCTGAACTGGAAATtgtgaacagagaggaggggaacggGGGAATGGAGGGGAACACGGGGGAATGGAGGGGAACGGGGGAATCCTGgaaggagagatggtggagggttGTATTGATACATCACATTGATTAGAGTGAGGGGTGGAGGTCATGTGGAGCGTtgtaatatattgataacagACCACAGATCTGGCAGGGACTCCTGCCTTCGGTCGGTCTCTCATTACCAGCGATCACAGAGGGAATAGAGAACTGACGGTTTCTAAACACAATAGAGACAACCGTTTCTCACGTGGGCTATAAAAATAACTCCCCTCCGTAGAAAagcaaccccccacacacacacacttaaagagaagattcacccattttgaatgttacATTACTTTTGTGTATCTCTGAGTGATTTTCTATCGATTTCCTGGGTCATTTAATGTTTATCGGAGTTACTGGTgttcaagcaggcagaaatcCATCCGGTTTGACGTAGCACTGTGATAAAGTCTCTCTCACTACCCTGGAAGTTAATAGGAAGAGGACTTTTAGACATTTTAGACATACATGtcatacatgtcagatttcaatactggcTGATGTCATAACACGGCAGGATGTCTTCTCTCAAATGACTCAATGATCAGATTTTTTGCGATATTCCTACCTTCGAGAAATTAAGAATTTAACAGAGCGTTTAGCACATTTCTTCTATTTGTCTGCCTCTTCAGTCCAGGGTGCATTGCATGGTGCCGTTGCGAATGTCAAACTCCACTCTGAGGCACATCGATCTGCAGGTTGAACAGGTGAGATTGTAGACTCCTTAAATTGATAGTGCAGTTTGTTTTGGCAATTTTACAGCCAACTAGCTACTTCATATACTGATCTTGTCTTTGTTATTATTGTGTGTAGTTAagtttgctagctagccagccagcccatagagagcattgcattgtggattTGGTAGTCGACTTGAGCTGCAACATATTTCCACGTAGATTTTTACGTTTCTACCAACCTTATTATAAACAccaaaatgaaacatttgatcaTGAAAAATATTGCTCTCACATATGTGTTACTTAACACTATACATTGTAGTGGTTTTGGGTGGATTTTTCCTTTAACAGCTGTTACCTTACCAACATAGAACTCCTACAAGCCTCCCGGCACTTCCACTCTGTCAGGCACGCAAtaatcagccacacacacacacacacacacacacacacacacacacacacacaccatcctggcCTGGATTTCCCATGGGATCTTGGGCTTTGGCTAGATCAAAGGAGGCAATCAGTACCACAGGacagagagctcagagagagagtgtgtgtgtctgcgtcccTGCATCCACGTGGGTTAATGGCGGTCTACAGTACCTTGCAGCTTGCCATAGGCCACCAGTGACCCGCTGAAGGTGACCCCTCCGATGTATGTGCCGAGGTAGGCCACAGTCTTCACCATGTTGGCTGCAGGGTGTACGTCCAAGTGAGGGTACTCGATCATGTACTCTGCCACACAGGTCAGCACTGCAGCCAGACCCACCAGGCTGTGGAAGGCAGCTACCAGCTGGGGGAGATCGGTGATCTCAATACGCTTGGCAATGGTCAGACCTGGGGAAGCAGAGTAGCAGAGGGTCAGAAACACGGAGTAGGgcacagggggaaaacagacacCTTCACATTAGAGACCTTCAGTTCTATACAGGTACCGATGGCTGTAGGTCCTAGCAGTTGATTTGgaattcagcaacaacaacaaaacagccCTGAATCTCTGAAGGACAAATGTATAAGACATTTTCTATGGAAGTATTTTCTCCTGGTCTCAGTGCTTCACATAGAGTTGGACTAACTCCTAGTGCTACAACATACTGTATTTGCTGGGAAGGCAACCATCTGGACTGAATTACTTTTGTATTCATATTGGGCATTAACATCAGAAGTAACAGAATAGTCTAGAGGCACGCTCTGAACAGTGTTGTCAAAAACCCTAATAAAATAACAACTAGTTCTCTAAAAGGATAATATTACTAATATCAGACTGCATAAACACacatgccctgtgtgtgtgtgtgtgtgtgtgtgtgtgtgtgtgtgtgtgtgtgtgtgtgtgtgtgtgtgtgtgtgtgtgagagagacagctgCCAGGGCCTAAGAGAATAATAACATCATATCAGTATAACacaccactactaaagtacacacacacacctaaagtACTCTGACACCATGAAGATATCAGAACATGTATATCTGTCAATCCAGATCGCATGATGGATCGTCCATCATAGTTTCAATAATTCACACTCATTTTCCAAAGACTTCAGAAATAATATGCAAAGTCAATAACATGTAAAAACCTTAATCATGGTTTTATACACTTAAACAAATGTGGAATGGTGTATGAGATCAGATATCTATCTGCCTGTGTTGTCCAGACCAAAATCCTCATCACCAATGGCAAAAGGAAAAGCTCAGAGGTAGAAACATGGCATCTTGCTGGAAAAGTTGACTTGGGCCCGTTTCCCAGACACGGATTAAGCCTGGTCTTTGAGGAAGGGCCTACTTACCCAGGGTCTTCTGGTGACCATGGGCTTTTTACGTTTCCATTTCAATCATAAAACCTTTTTAGATGTTTAAACACACTTTAAAGACATGTTGATTAGATTTGAGATGGTGTGTATCTGTATATGGCTGTGTGATGGTGTGTATCTGTATATGGCTGTGTGGTGTGGCAGGTCCACCTACCCAGGGTTCCTCCGGTGGCCATGGCGGCACTCATCTGTGCCAGCAGCTCAGGAGAGGGCTTCAGGGAGCCCAGGGTGGCAGCGATGCCCCCTGCTACCCCCATCATGCCCAGGGCATTACCCAGACGACTAGTGCCCTGTGAAGACAGCCCTGCCAATGCTCCCACACAGCACATACCAGACCCCAGGTACATCATCTGGAACACACAGTGATACACAACATAAAACACCTACACAACATAAAACACCTACACAACACAATTGGCTTCCTAACCCCAGGTAGTTACATCATTTGTagaacagcacttcaacaacaacagcacatcAGTGTCACCTGCTCGATGTGGTAGCCAGCAGCCACAGAGGCCCCGTAACCTCCTATGAAGACTCCTATTGGTAGACCGTACAGGTAGTTGTACTCTGGAGGGTCTGTAGGACGTTTAAACATGTCCAGCATCCTCTGGGTGATCATGAACCCACCTGGGAGGACAGAGACCGGTAGAGACAGTGAgtgcttgcttgtgtgtgtgagtgtgcgcatgtgtgcatgtgtgtgtgtgtgccagaccTGCGATGTTGATGGAGGAGACGAAGGCTGCAGCCAGAGCCAGGCCCtcggggaaggaggaggggtggagaccTCCCCCCATCAGGACCAGACCACCCACAGCAGTCAGACCTGCCACGGGGAGAGAAGACAATATGTTCACACACCTTGTTCAACGTCCAGGTGCTTGAAGGAGTAAAGAAATGGAATGATGTAACAGTTTCTGCAGGGGTTTCTTAGAGGGAGAAAATAAGCAGAGGGCTTTGTTACACTACAGACACACCCAGTATGGAGAACAGGGTGACCATTACCTGCTGACACACCAGGGTCCTATTCACTAGACACCAAACAGCTGAAAACTGACCCACACGAGGAGGGACGGACAAAGTCTGTCTAATAAGTGCTCGTTTTTCATTGCAAAGcgttttaatacattttactAAGGTGTGCACAAATAAATAGGACCCAGCAGTGACACTATTTgagccctgacctctgacctgagaTGGCATTGGTGACGGACATGAGGGGTGAGTGGAGGGCGGGGGTGACGCCCCACACCGTGTGGTACCCCACGATGCCGGCCAGGCCGAAAGTAGTGACCATCTGGGTAAAGGCTGAGTTGGGCGCCGCCAAGCCCAGCgccagacatgtagagagacctggagacaggagaggacagcagagagggagggagttagagtgtgtgtgtgtgtgtgtgtgtgtgtgtgtgtgtgtgtgtgtgtgtgtgtgtgtgtgtgtgtgtgtgtgtgtgtgtgtgtgtgtacggtgtgtgtgtgtggtgtgtgtgtgtacggtgtgagTGTCTGACCTGCGGTGTAGACACCAGCGTTGGTCAAGGTCTTCTGGAAAGGTGAGACCACGGCTGCCTTCTCTGCCGCTAGCTCTGCTACACTTCTCTGTTTGACTGGAGCGGCCGGGGGTTGTGTCTTAGGTTGGGGGGATGGGAACAGGCTCTTGCCTTCCTGGAGATGTGACAAACACAATGTGAGAAACACACAATGTGATAAAAACACAAGATGAAAAATACACGTTTTAGAAATCCACATGACAAATATACACATTGAGAAACACGTGAGCAATTGAGGAATATTCCAAATGGAAGGTTATTGTTAGAAATGGAGGGATCCTGTCATGATTTCATTGAAACCTTGCTTTTTAAAAAGTGAGTTTCTACGGCACCAAGGTTGAAAATAAGAGACTGACCAATCACGTGCAAGTTGAGGTTCTTAACTAGAAGACAGGATTCTTCATGTCACCTAAGGGACCTGAGTAACAACCACGGGGATATAACGATGGAACATAGCTAGCGAGAAAAATCACATTTAAATAGCATGAATAATTCTTTGTTTAATACGTGGTAAGGTGACACACCTCGTGCTTTctctgcttctctagtctgccgTAAATACTGTCAAAATGTCCAAACTTTCAAATCAAAACATTCCTGGAaaagtgcatttaaaaaaaaaatatttcataaCTAGCATTCCTGTTTCTCACGTAAACTGTGCTATGTGCAGCCAGCTGGATTCCAGCTGAGAGAATATAGCAGGGTGGCTTATGGGTCATGGTGACGCTTCACTCAGAAATAACAgcatgcatctcaaatggcaccctacttccTATATAGGGagcaacttttgaccagggcccatgggatgccatttgggaggcagagAAAGTCTGAGCATGAAGGGACGTGGACTCTTCAACTCATTCAACAGAGAATATCTGCCAAACTTTGATTTTGgagtgaaatatcacatttaaaacTCCCTGCTTTCTTCAGTCTCAGTGTGACTGATTCACCTACTTTGTAGCTCTTTACTTATCGTGTCAATTAAAACAAAACCAAATCCAACCTTCTTTCACAGGAGAAGACAGTATTTGCACCCACAATTTGACGGGGAAAAAAATACTACCAACCTCAAGAGACATCTGAAAGAGAGTCCTCACAATATATACATTCAGGTAATAACAGATTGTTAATGCTAGTTAAGTAGTAACTAACTATGACAGAACTTTGattacaatacactacagtatgtcAAAGGCTGTGATGTATCATCTGCTGCAGAGTAATGTGTTCTGACAATCTGGCTGTTGGGAAAAGAATCTACAATAAAATTTTATGCAGAAAAATATGTTGGTAGgacaaggctgtgtgtgtttgtgcacatggAAGTCAGTGATTTATGTTTACTAAAGGTTAATGAGATAATGGAAATGGGACGACTAAAATGGGACTACATCAAAAGGGCATTTAGTTGACTAAAATGGGACTACATCAAAAGGGCATTTAGTTGACTAAAATGGGACAACATCAAAAGGGCATTTAGTTGACTAAAATGGGACTACATCAAAAGGGCATTTAGTTCTAAAATGGGACTAAATCAAAAGGGCATTTAGTTGACTAAAATGGGACTACATCAAAAGGGCATTTAGTTGACTAAAATGGCCCATTGTTTTATTCATTTTGACAATAACTAGACTAAATCATTattcaaatgacaaaaatgtgACTTAATGATATTTGTGTCAAAATGAACTagacaaaacaataaataaaaggGTCCCAAAATGGACATATTCTACATAAAGTATCAACAGAGACACATACTACACACCTGCATGACCATGGTTCCTCTGATGACGTGGTCCAGTGTCCCGTGATCAAACTCTTCTTTGGGCTCAAAGTGGAAGTAGTCTTTGTCTGGGCTGATGGTGATAAGCACAATTAAAAACATTaatatatcacatttatataCTGAACCACCTTTATCAAACTCCAGTCATTTTAGACTTGGCCAGGAACAACTCAGGGTCTGTGGGGCTATAACATAGGCCAGgtgtttttcctggtcaggtaaCGTGATCGGTCCTAGGGAAAACTACTGTCCCTGTCCATGTCTAGTAGTATTATAAAgtgtccatctatccatccaaAAACCTGTCCACCCACCCGTCTCTTTACCTGATGGCCTTGAGCAGTTTGAGCACGTTGTTGGAGTACAGGGTGCTGGCCTGGGTGGGCATGCGGCTGGGCAGGTCCGTGAAGCCGATGTGTGTCACACCctgaggagaaacacacacagttctcagttacacacacacaagctccaACTATACACACTCTAGGGACAGTATTATTCTTCCAGAACTGAGGTGGTCTCCCCACCTTGTGTACGTGCAGCTCTCCAGGCTTGGTGGTCTCAATGTTTCCTCCAGCCTCAGCAGCCAGGTCCACCACCACAGAGCCATCCTTCATAGACTCCACCATCTCTGTCTTGATCAGGATGGGAGCTCgcttccctacagacagagggcATGGTCACAGATCATTATAGAAAGGGAAATTATTAGGATAGAAAGAGTGGAATGATATTCATggtgagagaaaggagggagagacgtaggagagaaacaaagagaggagaacaagcagacagagtatgaatgaatgaatgaatgagatACCGAATGAATGAATGTTCACCTGGGATGAGAGCAGTACTGATGAGGATGTCCACGTCTTTACACTGCTTGGCAAACAACTCCATCTCAGCTGCAATGAACTCTGGGGACATCTCCTTGGCGTAACCTCCAACACCATCCCCGGACTCCTTAATGTGCACCTCCAAAGGCTCCGCCCCGAACGACTTAAACTGTTCCAGAGCTGCTGGTCTGAGGGTGGATACAGAACATCATCAATACTGTACCTGGTATCGAAGACTAACTACAACTCATCTGGTACTGCAACTCACCGGGTATCAAAGCCTCTGACGATCGCTCCCATAGACTTGGCGGCTCCAGCTGCAGCCAAACCAGCCACTCCACCTCCGATGACCAGGACCTGGAAGGGTTAACAAGATGGCGGTCAGAGATACAGCGACGTTACATTGATCCCACAGACTCTGCAGTCCTGGTGACAGGTTAGTCAAAACACTATAATATAGTTCATGCTCTGAGACGTCACAGTTGTTCAGTTTTGACAGGTACATTCACATTGATCTAGTTGATATAACTGTTATAGAAGGACTTACCTTGGCTGGGGGGACTTTCCCTGCTGCTGTGATCTGGCCGGTGAAGAATCTGCCAAAGTGGTTAGCAGCCAGAACAACAGCCTTGTACCTGCAGGACACACACAGTTCTATGAACACATTGAACCAGTTTCAGAGCTGGAGGCCAAGACATATGCGTtactgtgtgtgtacgtatgcgtgtgtgtctgcatgtctggGTCTTTGTGCAGGTCTCCCCTTACCCTGCAATGTTAGCCATGGAGCTGAGTGCGTCGTAGCCCTGTGCGATGGTGACTCGCGGGACCTGATCCATGGCCAGCACGGTGGTCTGACTCTGGGCCAGCTTCTCCATGAGATCAGGATTCTGGGCTGGGTAGATGAAGCTCACCAGGGTGGATTTAGGCTTCAGCAGCTCTGACTCATGTTTGCCAGTAGCCTCGTTCAACACTGGAGCTCTCACCTGGAGAGAAATTTCAAGAGAGATGATGGGTCAGAGGTTACCAGGGGCCAACAATGTCTAAGAGattgaaatgtttattttgtttcCTCTACTAGCTCAAACAACCAGCAACAATGATTTACTCAGACTTTACCAGTGTTATCCCATACCTAATACTTTGGAAGGGCAAAACTCATTCCTCACTCAATTTGTTATGTAAAACTCCCATTCACATACTATAAGTGTGAAGTATGGTTTACAATAAAGTTACATTTCAACATGTGTATATGTGAAGTTAGGATCTGGCCCTCAATAGTTCAGTACACATTTTGTTTCCTAACAGCACGTGCGAGGGGATCTGCCTGAGCTAGGAGCTGTGTGGGATAACTAATCTTGATCTCATTATGAGTAGTTCATGGAATGCAAGATGATCTGTAGATCCATGATTCTGCACAGAGCCTTGATTAGGCCGATCCTCTCAGATGTAACTCTGCAGCCCTGGGTTCAAGTTAACTCCCTGCCCAGTATTGACCACACTGAGTTTGAGTTTAGTTTGAGTTCCATAGCCCAGTACTGACCTTGAGGACCAGGTCAGATCCGAAGGCCCCGTTAGTGTCTGTGATGGAGGCCCCAGCGTTTATGTACATTTGGTCAGAGAACTTAGCGTGGTCTCCTGCTCCAGACTCCACCTGGACGTTGAAGCCCTGTTTGACGAGCAGCTCCACCCCCGCAGGGGACACAGCCACACGACGCTCATTCTTAAAGATCTCCTTAGGAACTCCTACCACCAGGTCCTTATACAGCCGTCCTGC containing:
- the LOC124033527 gene encoding NAD(P) transhydrogenase, mitochondrial-like, translating into MSSLLRCVSCCGSTVTLLQQGVRHHTPGRRAFRTFPQLWNCEPAKGRLYKDLVVGVPKEIFKNERRVAVSPAGVELLVKQGFNVQVESGAGDHAKFSDQMYINAGASITDTNGAFGSDLVLKVRAPVLNEATGKHESELLKPKSTLVSFIYPAQNPDLMEKLAQSQTTVLAMDQVPRVTIAQGYDALSSMANIAGYKAVVLAANHFGRFFTGQITAAGKVPPAKVLVIGGGVAGLAAAGAAKSMGAIVRGFDTRPAALEQFKSFGAEPLEVHIKESGDGVGGYAKEMSPEFIAAEMELFAKQCKDVDILISTALIPGKRAPILIKTEMVESMKDGSVVVDLAAEAGGNIETTKPGELHVHKGVTHIGFTDLPSRMPTQASTLYSNNVLKLLKAISPDKDYFHFEPKEEFDHGTLDHVIRGTMVMQEGKSLFPSPQPKTQPPAAPVKQRSVAELAAEKAAVVSPFQKTLTNAGVYTAGLSTCLALGLAAPNSAFTQMVTTFGLAGIVGYHTVWGVTPALHSPLMSVTNAISGLTAVGGLVLMGGGLHPSSFPEGLALAAAFVSSINIAGGFMITQRMLDMFKRPTDPPEYNYLYGLPIGVFIGGYGASVAAGYHIEQMMYLGSGMCCVGALAGLSSQGTSRLGNALGMMGVAGGIAATLGSLKPSPELLAQMSAAMATGGTLGLTIAKRIEITDLPQLVAAFHSLVGLAAVLTCVAEYMIEYPHLDVHPAANMVKTVAYLGTYIGGVTFSGSLVAYGKLQGVLNSAPLMLPGRHMMNAGLMTASVGGMIPFMLSADYATGMGCLVGVSGLSTVMGVTLTMAIGGADMPVVITVLNSYSGWALCAEGFLLDNNLMTIVGALIGSSGAILSYIMCVAMNRSLPNVILGGFGTSSTAGGKPMEITGTHTEVNVDQSIELIKEANSIIITPGWGLCAAKAQYPIADMVKMLVEQGKSVRFGIHPVAGRMPGQLNVLLAEAGVPYDVVLEMDEINEDFKETDLTLVVGANDTVNSAAQEDPNSIIAGMPVLEVWKSKQVIVMKRTMGVGYAAVDNPIFYKPNTSMLLGDAKKTCDTLQAKIREAYY